The Streptomyces sp. NBC_00286 nucleotide sequence GCACACGTGAGGCGCAGGCGTGGAGCAGCATGGTGGCGATGTCCGCTTTCCATTCCCGCAGGCGGGGATGGGCGCCGTAGAGGTAGTTGCCCGCCAGTCGGCGGGCCAGCAGGGTCACGTCCACGGCCAATACGTCGGTGCCGGCCCGGAATTCGGTCACCACTGCATCGCCGGAGCGGACCAGGGGGACGAGTGAGCGGGTCAGGTGGTCGTGGAAGCGGGGTTTGAGGTGTTCGGGGGTCACCTTGCGGTTCTGCCACTGGAGGCGGTGGAGGTCCAGCAGGGTGCGGATGGTTGAGGGCACCTCTTCGGGGTGGACGAAGCGGTGTTCGATGCCTAGTTCGGTGAGTTTGCGGATCTTGGATTGGACGCGGCGGGCTCGGCCGGGTGGCATGCGGGTGAGCAGCTCGTTCAGGGGACTGGCGGGTAGTTCCAGGCATACCGAGTCGGGTGTTTGGAGGCGGGGGCCGGGCCAGTGTGCGTACACCTGCTCCACGGCGCTGCCGGGGCGGACCTCACGGATGTCGATCAGGGCGGTGCGGGCGGCCGACCAGAGGGTCTGG carries:
- a CDS encoding GNAT family N-acetyltransferase codes for the protein MSAVAAQSGAGTLRAELCTDEREFTALAPAWERLYRKCSTATPFQSHAWLHSWWMSYGTPGRLRLTLVRDNDGELRAAAPLMRTGGPLPRLVPLGGAISDYSDVLLDDEHTASAATTLTQTLWSAARTALIDIREVRPGSAVEQVYAHWPGPRLQTPDSVCLELPASPLNELLTRMPPGRARRVQSKIRKLTELGIEHRFVHPEEVPSTIRTLLDLHRLQWQNRKVTPEHLKPRFHDHLTRSLVPLVRSGDAVVTEFRAGTDVLAVDVTLLARRLAGNYLYGAHPRLREWKADIATMLLHACASRVPQADRQVLSLLRGTEPYKFRWRPDTVVNQRLLLARRRTAPLLSAVACEAYARSRARELVRGRKGTVTN